A region from the Palaeococcus ferrophilus DSM 13482 genome encodes:
- a CDS encoding biotin transporter BioY → MKGREVAFAGLFAALTAVGAQISIPIGEVPITLQVLFVLLSGTILGARLGAISQLVYIIAGAVGFPVFAGLSGGLAVLYGPTGGYLMAFPIAAGIAGLFAEKRRLEYCIFGALVAIGVIYLLGWFRLGLFLHDFRKALLVGVVPFVVFDLIKAAVAVSVTGRVRRALSL, encoded by the coding sequence ATGAAAGGACGTGAGGTAGCGTTCGCGGGACTCTTCGCGGCCCTTACAGCGGTAGGAGCTCAAATAAGCATTCCCATAGGCGAGGTTCCAATAACGCTCCAGGTGCTCTTCGTTCTCCTGAGTGGAACGATTCTGGGGGCGCGTCTCGGAGCAATCAGCCAGCTCGTGTACATTATAGCCGGAGCGGTGGGCTTTCCGGTGTTCGCGGGTCTATCCGGTGGACTGGCCGTCCTGTACGGACCCACGGGAGGCTACTTAATGGCCTTCCCCATAGCGGCCGGTATAGCGGGCCTCTTTGCTGAGAAACGACGCCTCGAGTACTGCATCTTTGGAGCACTCGTCGCTATAGGAGTGATATACCTCCTCGGCTGGTTCCGCCTCGGGCTGTTCCTCCACGACTTCAGGAAGGCCCTCCTCGTAGGGGTCGTCCCGTTCGTAGTTTTCGATCTGATCAAGGCCGCGGTAGCCGTTAGCGTGACGGGAAGGGTAAGAAGGGCCCTCTCCCTCTAA
- a CDS encoding Ribonuclease P protein component 3, giving the protein MRWVEPDVRSEEAYERAEELFDEVVYTKVLRLEKSPDYGKLKEELRELRGKYDHVALLIETTKPSLIREVKRRNLKALIYVQGGNLRVNRFALESGVDALISPEFGRRDSGLDHVLARLAAKNDVAIGFSLAPLLRANPYEKAAMLREMMRNWRLIEKYRAPRFITSSAETRWGVRDPRDLVSFGVALGMDLPQAKASLTVFPERMLLRQT; this is encoded by the coding sequence ATGAGATGGGTTGAGCCGGACGTGAGGAGCGAGGAGGCCTACGAGAGGGCGGAGGAGCTCTTCGACGAGGTGGTTTACACTAAGGTTCTCCGCCTCGAGAAGAGCCCCGACTACGGAAAGCTCAAGGAGGAGCTTAGGGAGCTCCGCGGGAAGTACGACCACGTTGCCCTCCTAATAGAGACCACGAAGCCATCCCTGATCAGGGAGGTTAAGAGGCGGAACCTAAAGGCCCTAATCTACGTGCAGGGCGGGAACCTTAGGGTGAACCGCTTCGCGCTGGAGAGTGGTGTTGATGCGCTCATAAGCCCGGAGTTCGGGAGGAGGGATTCGGGGTTGGATCACGTCCTGGCACGTCTCGCGGCCAAAAACGACGTCGCGATAGGCTTTTCCTTGGCGCCCCTCCTCAGGGCTAACCCCTACGAGAAGGCTGCGATGCTGAGGGAGATGATGCGCAACTGGCGCCTCATTGAGAAGTACCGCGCCCCAAGGTTCATAACGAGTTCGGCTGAAACCAGATGGGGCGTTAGAGATCCGCGGGACCTCGTGAGCTTCGGCGTCGCCCTCGGGATGGACTTACCCCAGGCCAAGGCCTCCCTAACGGTTTTCCCGGAGAGGATGCTCCTCAGGCAAACTTAA
- a CDS encoding biotin--[acetyl-CoA-carboxylase] ligase, whose protein sequence is MKPLRDSPVRRRLLQLLREKEYVSGEEVARECGVSRIAVWKHVKELNELGYTIESTPRGYRLLGEADVPYPWELDVKAYYLPVTHSTMDEARKLAEREEFALVIAGRQSSGRGRVGREWESPPGGLYFSVLLRPRLPLERVRELSIRAAEVVAGVIGEMGIEAVADNGDVFVEGRKIAGTLVEAFGEADMVRFAILGVGVNVNNPVPQGGTSLSTELGERVSLLGFARRLFDELVKALQPTPF, encoded by the coding sequence GTGAAGCCCCTCCGCGATTCTCCGGTTAGGCGGAGGCTCCTGCAGCTTCTCCGGGAGAAGGAATACGTTTCCGGTGAAGAGGTAGCCAGGGAGTGCGGCGTTTCGAGGATAGCAGTGTGGAAGCACGTTAAAGAACTAAACGAACTCGGCTACACCATAGAATCCACACCCAGGGGATACAGGCTTCTTGGCGAGGCGGACGTTCCCTATCCCTGGGAGCTGGACGTTAAGGCCTACTACCTCCCAGTTACCCATTCAACCATGGACGAGGCGAGAAAGCTGGCCGAGAGGGAGGAATTTGCCCTCGTCATAGCGGGACGGCAGAGCTCGGGCAGGGGAAGGGTGGGCAGGGAGTGGGAATCTCCCCCCGGCGGCCTCTACTTCTCCGTGCTCCTGAGGCCCCGCCTCCCCCTTGAGAGGGTTAGGGAGCTCTCCATACGGGCGGCGGAAGTGGTCGCGGGGGTCATTGGCGAGATGGGGATTGAGGCGGTGGCAGATAACGGCGACGTCTTCGTTGAGGGAAGGAAGATAGCGGGAACCCTCGTGGAGGCCTTCGGGGAGGCCGACATGGTGAGGTTCGCCATCCTCGGGGTGGGAGTGAACGTAAACAACCCCGTTCCCCAGGGGGGCACATCGCTCTCAACGGAACTGGGGGAGAGGGTGAGCCTTCTGGGGTTTGCCCGGAGGCTTTTCGATGAGCTCGTGAAGGCCCTCCAGCCCACACCTTTTTAA
- the rrp41 gene encoding exosome complex exonuclease Rrp41: MMGKPEDLKLIDENGKRIDGRKKYELRPITMEVGVLKNADGSAYIEWGKNKILAAVYGPREIHPKHLQRPDRGILRVRYNMAPFSVEDRKKPGPDRRSVEISKVIKGALEPAVILELFPRTAVDVFIEVLQADAGTRVAGIVAASLALADAGIPMKDLVSACAAGKIEDTIVLDLNKEEDNYGRADVPVAIMPIKNNITLLQMDGYLTKEEFMEAVRLAIKGAKAIYQKQREALKEKYLNVLKEE, from the coding sequence ATGATGGGAAAACCCGAGGATTTGAAGCTCATTGATGAGAACGGAAAGAGGATAGACGGAAGAAAGAAGTACGAACTCAGGCCCATCACAATGGAGGTGGGCGTCCTTAAGAACGCCGACGGTTCGGCCTATATAGAATGGGGCAAGAACAAGATTTTGGCCGCCGTTTACGGCCCGAGGGAGATCCATCCCAAGCACCTCCAGAGGCCGGACAGGGGGATCCTGAGGGTTCGCTACAACATGGCCCCCTTCAGCGTTGAGGATAGGAAGAAGCCCGGACCGGACAGGAGGAGTGTGGAGATAAGCAAAGTCATCAAGGGCGCCCTTGAGCCTGCGGTAATACTCGAGCTCTTCCCGAGGACAGCGGTTGACGTGTTCATCGAGGTTCTGCAGGCGGATGCTGGAACGAGGGTCGCGGGAATAGTGGCCGCTTCACTCGCCCTCGCCGACGCGGGAATACCCATGAAGGACCTCGTCTCGGCCTGCGCCGCCGGAAAGATAGAGGACACGATAGTGCTCGACCTCAACAAGGAGGAGGACAACTACGGAAGAGCTGACGTGCCGGTTGCCATAATGCCCATAAAGAACAACATAACGCTCCTCCAGATGGACGGCTACCTCACCAAGGAGGAGTTCATGGAGGCAGTCAGGTTAGCTATCAAGGGCGCCAAGGCGATATACCAGAAGCAGCGCGAGGCCCTGAAGGAAAAATACCTCAACGTGCTCAAGGAGGAATGA
- a CDS encoding ribosome assembly factor SBDS produces MPISVDKAVIARLKTHGETFEVLVDPYLARDFKEGKDVPMEEILATPYVFKDAHKGDKASEHEMEKVFGTSDPYEVAKVILRKGEVQLTAQQRREMLEEKRRQIAVIIHRNGVDPRTGYPHPPERILKAMDEAGVHVDLFKDAEAQVPNVLKAIRRILPIKIETKVIAVKIPSEYTGRAFGEVRHFGTIKKEEWASDGSWMFLIEIPGGLENEFYEKLNALTKGTVVTKLVERKGL; encoded by the coding sequence ATGCCGATAAGCGTTGACAAGGCAGTGATTGCCCGGTTAAAGACACACGGTGAGACCTTCGAGGTACTCGTTGACCCCTACCTCGCCAGGGACTTCAAGGAGGGCAAGGACGTTCCGATGGAGGAGATCCTTGCCACCCCCTACGTCTTTAAGGATGCCCATAAGGGGGACAAGGCGAGCGAGCACGAGATGGAGAAGGTGTTTGGCACGAGCGATCCCTACGAGGTGGCCAAGGTAATCCTTAGGAAGGGCGAAGTCCAGCTCACGGCCCAGCAGAGGCGTGAGATGCTCGAGGAGAAGAGAAGGCAGATAGCGGTCATAATTCACCGTAACGGCGTTGACCCGAGAACCGGCTACCCCCATCCGCCGGAGAGAATCCTCAAGGCAATGGACGAGGCTGGAGTCCACGTTGACCTCTTTAAAGATGCTGAGGCCCAGGTGCCGAACGTGCTTAAGGCCATACGCAGAATTCTCCCAATAAAGATCGAGACAAAGGTGATAGCCGTCAAGATACCCTCCGAATACACGGGCAGGGCCTTCGGGGAGGTTCGCCACTTTGGAACCATCAAGAAGGAGGAATGGGCCAGCGACGGCTCGTGGATGTTTTTAATCGAGATTCCCGGCGGACTTGAGAACGAGTTCTATGAGAAGCTCAACGCCCTCACGAAGGGCACCGTCGTAACTAAACTGGTAGAGAGGAAGGGCTTATGA
- the psmA gene encoding archaeal proteasome endopeptidase complex subunit alpha, which produces MAFVPPQAGYDRAITVFSPDGRLFQVQYAREAVKRGATAVGVKCKEGVVLAVEKRVTSRLIEPESYEKIFQIDEHIAAASSGIIADARILVDRARLEAQVYRLTYGEPVPLNVLVKKICDLKQMHTQYGGVRPFGAALLMAGVNEKPELYETDPSGAYFEWKAVAIGSGRNTAMAIFEEHYKEDMSLDEAIRLAVLALAKTIEEPSPESIEVAVITVKDKKFMKVEKEKVAKCLEEALKEAEKEEVEEEEVDYSELDSNY; this is translated from the coding sequence ATGGCGTTTGTACCACCACAGGCCGGCTACGACAGGGCAATAACTGTTTTCAGCCCTGACGGACGGCTTTTCCAGGTGCAGTATGCAAGGGAGGCCGTGAAACGCGGTGCTACGGCCGTTGGAGTAAAGTGCAAGGAAGGCGTGGTTCTGGCGGTTGAGAAGAGGGTTACGAGCAGGCTTATCGAGCCCGAGAGCTACGAAAAGATATTCCAGATTGATGAGCACATAGCTGCCGCCTCAAGTGGAATAATTGCCGATGCGAGGATTCTCGTGGACAGGGCCCGCTTGGAGGCCCAGGTTTACCGCCTCACCTACGGCGAACCCGTTCCCCTGAACGTTCTCGTTAAGAAGATATGCGACCTCAAACAGATGCACACTCAGTACGGCGGTGTCAGGCCCTTCGGTGCGGCCCTGCTCATGGCGGGTGTTAACGAGAAGCCCGAACTCTACGAGACGGATCCGAGCGGTGCCTACTTTGAGTGGAAGGCCGTCGCCATAGGCAGCGGAAGGAACACCGCCATGGCCATCTTCGAGGAGCACTACAAGGAGGACATGAGCCTCGACGAGGCCATAAGGCTCGCGGTTCTGGCCCTCGCCAAGACTATAGAAGAACCCAGCCCCGAGAGCATAGAGGTTGCAGTCATAACCGTCAAGGACAAGAAGTTCATGAAGGTCGAGAAGGAGAAGGTCGCCAAGTGCCTCGAGGAGGCCCTCAAAGAGGCCGAAAAAGAGGAAGTCGAGGAAGAGGAAGTTGACTACTCCGAACTCGACAGCAACTACTGA
- a CDS encoding RNA-binding protein codes for MQAHHVRISTFIHATEDEDKVLEALSTFIPGEIDDEDVNFEVVSTEGYFGNPIKVVTAEIKRSKAVRAFLKHLKSLLTEDDVDYILEHLDEKVDEDGTLYIRFDKQKAYLGEAEVAEGEDVIKVMVKVKAFPMRKESVVKAVEEWLAG; via the coding sequence ATGCAGGCACACCATGTGAGGATAAGCACCTTCATACACGCAACCGAGGACGAGGACAAGGTGCTCGAGGCGCTCTCAACCTTTATCCCCGGTGAGATTGACGATGAGGACGTGAACTTCGAGGTGGTATCAACGGAGGGTTACTTCGGCAACCCCATCAAAGTTGTTACCGCGGAGATAAAGCGCTCAAAGGCCGTCAGGGCCTTTCTGAAACACCTGAAGAGCCTCCTCACGGAGGATGATGTGGACTACATCCTCGAGCACCTCGACGAGAAGGTTGACGAGGACGGGACACTCTACATCCGCTTCGACAAGCAGAAGGCCTACCTCGGGGAGGCGGAAGTGGCCGAGGGCGAGGACGTCATCAAGGTCATGGTCAAGGTCAAGGCGTTCCCCATGAGGAAGGAAAGCGTTGTGAAAGCGGTTGAGGAGTGGCTGGCGGGATGA
- a CDS encoding ribonuclease P protein component 2, whose amino-acid sequence MSEKPKTLPPTLRDKHRYLAIQVIGERPFSSKEIKNAVWEAALSTLGTLGSARAKPWFIKFNEKSQTGIVRCDRRHVEEVRFALALITEINGSKAAFRVLGVSGTIRRLRLKFLREFGW is encoded by the coding sequence ATGAGCGAGAAGCCGAAGACCCTCCCACCGACCCTAAGGGACAAGCACAGGTATCTGGCCATCCAGGTTATCGGTGAGAGGCCCTTTTCCTCCAAGGAGATAAAGAACGCCGTCTGGGAGGCGGCGCTCTCAACGCTCGGAACCCTCGGGAGCGCGCGGGCAAAACCGTGGTTCATAAAGTTCAACGAGAAGAGCCAGACGGGAATAGTGCGGTGCGACAGAAGGCACGTCGAAGAGGTACGCTTCGCCCTCGCGCTCATAACGGAGATAAACGGCTCCAAGGCAGCTTTCAGGGTTCTCGGAGTCTCGGGAACCATAAGGAGGCTCAGGCTCAAGTTCCTCAGGGAATTCGGGTGGTGA
- the mobA gene encoding molybdenum cofactor guanylyltransferase translates to MLGVILAFRERGIGYLTPLDDEPMVSLVERRLGQAKRIGDVLTVVPSGKVKRYSLHVGNPIGVRAKNEVEALLNALPRSGEVFLVRGNMPLLMPFLVNYLSTLFLESDAEALIPRWANGSLEVTHAFYEVEALRATLDACLAEGESRISCIPHHLDYEPVSIEELSARNPKVTLSFFKVRTPFDLRFAEKNLENGGV, encoded by the coding sequence ATGCTCGGAGTAATTCTCGCCTTCAGGGAGAGGGGAATCGGGTACCTCACGCCCCTCGACGATGAGCCGATGGTATCGCTCGTGGAGAGGAGGCTCGGACAGGCCAAGAGGATAGGGGATGTTCTCACGGTGGTCCCCTCCGGGAAGGTGAAGCGCTATTCCCTTCATGTGGGGAACCCCATTGGTGTGCGGGCAAAGAACGAGGTGGAAGCACTCCTGAATGCCCTGCCGCGCTCGGGGGAAGTGTTCCTCGTGAGAGGCAACATGCCGCTTCTCATGCCGTTCCTCGTGAACTACCTCTCCACGCTCTTCCTTGAGAGCGATGCTGAGGCTTTAATACCCCGCTGGGCCAACGGGAGCCTTGAGGTGACACATGCTTTTTACGAGGTTGAGGCACTGAGAGCTACCCTAGATGCGTGCCTGGCCGAGGGGGAGAGCCGTATCTCATGCATCCCCCACCACCTCGACTACGAGCCCGTATCCATAGAGGAGCTGAGTGCCAGGAACCCGAAGGTGACGCTAAGCTTCTTCAAGGTGAGAACTCCCTTTGACCTCAGGTTCGCGGAGAAGAACCTGGAAAATGGGGGAGTTTAG
- the rrp4 gene encoding exosome complex RNA-binding protein Rrp4, which produces MKKVFVNSKELVVPGTLIAQGPFKAGKGTFREGNRVYAAVIGLVEVRNDLVRVIPLEGPYIPEVGDNVIGMIVDVRFSNWAVDIGAPYQAGLRVQDATDERIDLAKTDLRRIFDIGDIIYARVKAFNEINQIDLTTKGMPFRGGPLRGGQLVTITPSKVPRLIGKGGSMINMIKSLTRTRIVVGQNGWVWVSGKEKELEKVAIEAIIKVNRESHTQGLTDRVKEYIIGRLQELKEQGVIEEVPQIEGGEGE; this is translated from the coding sequence ATGAAGAAGGTGTTTGTGAATAGTAAGGAACTGGTGGTTCCGGGAACTCTGATAGCTCAGGGACCATTCAAGGCAGGTAAAGGCACTTTTAGGGAAGGGAACAGGGTTTACGCGGCAGTTATAGGGCTTGTGGAAGTCAGGAACGACCTCGTTAGAGTGATCCCCCTCGAGGGGCCGTACATACCTGAGGTTGGGGACAACGTCATAGGCATGATAGTTGACGTCCGCTTCTCGAACTGGGCCGTTGATATAGGCGCCCCCTATCAGGCCGGCCTTCGCGTCCAGGACGCAACGGACGAGCGTATAGACCTCGCTAAGACGGACCTTAGGAGGATATTCGACATAGGGGACATAATCTACGCCAGGGTGAAGGCATTCAACGAGATAAACCAGATTGACCTCACCACGAAGGGCATGCCCTTCCGCGGTGGTCCCCTCAGGGGAGGCCAGCTCGTCACAATAACGCCCTCAAAGGTTCCGAGGCTCATAGGAAAGGGTGGCTCCATGATAAACATGATCAAGAGCCTCACCCGGACGAGGATAGTGGTGGGTCAGAACGGCTGGGTGTGGGTCAGCGGAAAGGAGAAGGAGCTTGAGAAGGTTGCCATTGAGGCGATAATAAAGGTGAACAGGGAGAGCCACACCCAGGGGCTCACGGACAGGGTGAAGGAGTACATAATTGGACGCCTTCAGGAGCTAAAGGAGCAGGGTGTTATTGAGGAGGTACCCCAAATCGAGGGAGGCGAGGGAGAATGA
- a CDS encoding energy-coupling factor ABC transporter ATP-binding protein, translating into MIEVRNLHHTYPDGKEALKGVYLTVGEEIVALVGPNGSGKTTLAKHLNGLLKPTSGEVLVDGVDTREASVAELSRKVGYVFQNPEHMFFEENVFKEVAFGPRNLGLSEDEVEERVKWALDVVNLRGYEDRSPYSLSGGEKQRLAIACVLAMRPKYLVLDEPTTGLDERSAASVKEVIRRLHDDGHGIVLITHEMELVLELAERVVMLQNGRKIFEGLPEEFFSLDLRMHGLEKPSLLKIAERAGIGFVRSVDEFIERLGRELP; encoded by the coding sequence ATGATAGAGGTAAGGAACCTTCACCACACCTACCCCGATGGAAAGGAGGCACTGAAAGGGGTTTACCTCACCGTGGGCGAGGAGATAGTGGCGTTAGTGGGGCCCAACGGAAGCGGAAAGACAACGCTGGCGAAGCACCTCAACGGTTTGCTCAAGCCAACCTCGGGGGAGGTTCTGGTGGACGGTGTGGACACTAGAGAGGCGAGCGTGGCGGAGCTGAGCAGAAAGGTGGGCTACGTTTTTCAGAACCCCGAGCACATGTTCTTCGAGGAGAACGTTTTCAAGGAGGTCGCTTTCGGGCCGAGGAACCTCGGGCTGAGCGAGGATGAGGTGGAGGAGAGGGTGAAGTGGGCCCTAGACGTGGTCAACCTTCGGGGCTACGAGGACAGGAGCCCCTACTCCCTGAGCGGTGGGGAGAAGCAGAGGCTGGCGATAGCGTGCGTTCTGGCTATGAGGCCGAAGTACCTCGTTCTGGACGAGCCAACGACGGGTCTGGACGAGAGGAGCGCGGCCAGCGTTAAGGAGGTCATAAGGAGGCTCCACGATGATGGCCACGGGATAGTTCTCATAACCCACGAGATGGAGCTCGTCCTTGAGCTGGCGGAGAGGGTCGTGATGCTCCAGAACGGCAGGAAAATCTTCGAGGGCCTTCCGGAAGAGTTTTTCTCCCTCGACCTGAGGATGCACGGACTTGAAAAGCCCTCCCTCCTGAAGATAGCCGAAAGGGCGGGGATTGGCTTTGTCAGGAGCGTGGACGAGTTCATAGAGCGGCTGGGGAGGGAGCTGCCGTGA